In the Malus domestica chromosome 16, GDT2T_hap1 genome, one interval contains:
- the LOC103425511 gene encoding ultraviolet-B receptor UVR8-like, with protein MDATASGTPTIQYHNIPDQPITTIVATPVPTFERRQRHCFGTSTPGEFPLAANPSIVLHVLTACNLDPQDLSKLEATCSFFRQPAHFAPDFELSISELAALDMCQKRAIFKPMTAEQRQELKQRCGGSWKLVLRFLLAGEACFRREKSQAIAGPGHSIAVTSKGSVYSFGSNSSGQLGHGTTEEEYRPQPIRSLQGIRIIHAAAGAGRTMLISDAGKVYAFGKDSFGETEYGVQGSKLVTTPQLVESLKDIFVVQAAIGNFFTAVLSREGRVYTFSWGNDAKLGHQTEPTDVEPHPLLGALENVPVVQIAAGYCYLLALACQPNGMSVYSVGCGLGGKLGHGLRTDEKHPRLIEQFQVLNLQPMVVAAGAWHAAVVGQDGRVCTWGWGRYGCLGHGNEECESVPKVVEALSQVKAVHVATGDYTTFVVSDDGDVYSFGCGESASLGHSTAADGQGNRHANVLAPELVTSLKQVNERVVQISLTNSIYWNAHTFALTESGKLYAFGAGDKGQLGIELVANQTERGKPELVDIDLR; from the exons ATGGATGCCACTGCGAGCGGAACCCCCACTATACAATACCATAACATTCCTGACCAGCCAATTACCACTATTGTTGCCACTCCTGTACCAACATTTGAAAGGCGGCAACGCCATTGCTTCGGGACCTCCACCCCCGGAGAGTTCCCTTTAGCTGCCAACCCCTCCATTGTCCTCCATGTCCTTACAGCCTGCAATTTGGATCCTCAAGACCTTTCAAAGTTAGAG GCAACATGTTCCTTTTTTAGGCAGCCTGCACACTTTGCTCCTGACTTTGAATTGTCCATATCGGAGCTTGCTGCTCTGGACATGTGCCAAAAAAGAGCTATATTTAAGCCAATGACAGCCGAACAGCGTCAAGAATTGAAGCAAAGATGTGGGGGTTCATGGAAACTTGTTCTGAGGTTTTTGTTGGCTGGAGAGGCATGTTTCCGAAGGGAGAAATCGCAGGCAATAGCAGGGCCCGGTCACAGCATTGCTGTGACTTCAAAAGGATCTGTCTACTCATTTGGCTCAAACAGCTCAGGACAGCTTGGACATGGCACAACTGAAGAGGAATACCGGCCTCAGCCAATCAG ATCTCTGCAAGGCATTCGAATTATTCACGCAGCTGCTGGGGCTGGCAGGACAATGCTGATCAGTGATGCGGGGAAAGTTTATGCCTTTGGAAAGGACTCTTTTGGCGAAACTGAGTACGGGGTTCAAGGATCGAAGCTGGTTACTACTCCACAGTTGGTTGAGTCTTTGAAAGACATATTTGTGGTACAAGCTGCAATAGGAAATTTCTTCACGGCTGTGTTGTCAAGAGAGGGCAGGGTGTATACATTTTCCTGGGGCAACGATGCCAAACTCGGTCACCAAACTGAGCCAACTGATGTTGAGCCTCATCCTTTATTGGGAGCACTTGAGAATGTACCTGTGGTGCAAATTGCAGCTGGATACTGCTACCTTCTTGCTCTGGCTTGTCAACCTAATGGCAT GTCAGTTTACTCTGTTGGCTGTGGCTTGGGAGGGAAGCTTGGACATGGGTTAAGAACTGATGAGAAGCACCCCCGACTTATTGAACAATTTCAGGTTTTGAACCTTCAGCCGATGGTGGTTGCTGCTGGTGCTTGGCATGCCGCTGTGGTGGGGCAGGATGGACGCGTCTGCACTTGGGGTTGGGGCCGTTATGGCTGCTTGGGTCACGGGAATGAAGAATGTGAATCAGTTCCTAAGGTTGTGGAAGCATTGAGCCAGGTGAAAGCGGTGCACGTTGCTACAGGGGATTACACAACCTTTGTGGTCTCAGATGACGGTGATGTGTACTCATTTGGTTGCGGAGAATCAGCTAGTCTTGGACATAGTACTGCCGCCGATGGACAG GGAAATAGGCATGCAAATGTGTTGGCACCAGAGCTAGTGACATCACTGAAGCAAGTGAACGAGCGGGTTGTACAGATCAGCCTCACCAACTCCATATACTGGAACGCCCACACTTTTGCACTCACCGAGTCAGGGAAGCTATACGCATTTGGAGCGGGAGACAAAGGGCAACTAGGCATTGAACTGGTTGCCAACCAGACCGAAAGGGGAAAGCCAGAGCTGGTCGATATTGATCTCAGATAG
- the LOC103403095 gene encoding ALBINO3-like protein 1, chloroplastic has translation MATLSSFRPSTVLAPSPKPPNPLLPRTHHLYGFLHSKPLLRGSLVVARLGLGPGLIPEPEDAGAVLKELFGKAESLLYTVADAAVSSSSSDNLTTSKQSSDWLSGITNYLESVLKFLKDGLSAVHVPYSYGFAIILLTVLVKAATFPLTKKQVESAMAMRSLQPQVKAVQERYAGDQERIQLEIARLYKLAGINPLAGCLPTLATIPVWIGLYRALSNVANEGLLTEGFFWIPSLAGPTTVAARQNGSGISWLFPFVDGHPPLGWSDTLAYLALPVLLVISQYISVQIMQSTQPQSNDPNMKSSQAITKFLPLIIGYFSLSVPSGLSLYWFTNNILTTAQSVWLQKFGGAKNPITQLSDNIIKEDEPQILKSVSELKSIPTDTKREEKLTPEGLRPGERFKMIKEQEARKKQQREEEKRKAEEAAAKVTQITNDRHEGEARLHENGNGVKVGLVVDKSEENQSQTTTYNSSDVRVSVNGDRSIQDTEEDHNKVSTFQMENSEVSIDLEVDRRDEQKLNGSLGDKGSS, from the exons ATGGCCACTTTATCGTCGTTTCGACCCAGCACAGTCCTCGCCCCATCTCCCAAGCCCCCGAACCCTCTCCTCCCACGAACCCACCACCTATACGGCTTTCTCCACTCCAAGCCCCTCCTCCGCGGCTCGCTCGTGGTGGCCCGGCTCGGCCTGGGTCCCGGTCTGATTCCCGAACCGGAAGATGCCGGAGCTGTGCTGAAGGAGCTGTTCGGTAAAGCCGAGAGCTTGCTTTACACGGTGGCCGATGCGGCGGTGTCGTCATCGTCGTCGGATAATTTGACTACTTCGAAACAGAGCAGCGATTGGCTTTCTGGGATCACCAATTACCTCGAGAGCGTTCTTAAGTTTCTGAAAGATGGGCTTTCTGCTGTGCACGTTCCGTACTCCTATGGCTTCGCAATCATACTGTTGACCGTTCTTGTTAAAGCTGCTACCTTCCCGTTGACCAAGAAGCAGGTGGAGTCCGCCATGGCTATGCGGTCCTTGCAACCTCAAGTGAAAGCTGTGCAAGAGCGCTATGCTGGGGATCAG GAGAGAATTCAACTCGAAATTGCTCGATTATACAAGTTAGCAGGCATAAACCCTTTGGCAG GATGTTTGCCTACACTTGCAACAATCCCAGTGTGGATTGGGTTATATAGAGCTCTTTCAAATGTGGCAAATGAG GGACTCCTTACAGAAGGCTTCTTCTGGATACCCTCCTTGGCTGGTCCTACAACAGTTGCTGCTCGACAAAATGGAAGTGGCATCTCTTGGCTTTTTCCATTTGTA GATGGTCATCCACCCCTTGGATGGTCAGACACGCTGGCATATCTTGCACTGCCTGTTTTGCTGGTTATCTCACAGTACATATCTGTTCAAATTATGCAATCAACACAGCCACAG AGCAACGATCCAAACATGAAGAGTTCTCAAGCAATTACCAAGTTTCTTCCTTTGATTATTGGTTATTTTTCTCTATCAGTGCCTTCTGGTCTAAGTCTCTATTG GTTCACAAATAACATACTGACCACAGCACAATCAGTATGGCTTCAGAAATTTGGGGGTGCGAAAAATCCAATTACTCAATTAAGTGATAACATTATCAAGGAAGATGAACCCCAAATTCTGAAGTCTGTCTCTGAATTAAAATCAATACCAACGGATACCAAACGAGAAGAAAAGTTGACGCCAGAGGGTCTACGACCTGGTGAAAG ATTTAAAATGATAAAGGAGCAAGAAGCACGaaagaaacaacaaagagaagaagaaaagaggaaagcTGAAGAGGCTGCAGCAAAAGTGACTCAAATAACTAATGACAGACATGAGGGAGAAGCCAGATTACATGAGAATGGAAATGGAGTTAAAGTTGGATTAGTTGTTGACAAGAGTGAAGAAAATCAATCTCAGACCACAACTTATAATTCCTCTGATGTTAGAGTTTCTGTGAATGGTGATCGGTCTATACAGGACACGGAAGAAGACCACAACAAAGTGTCCACGTTTCAGATGGAAAACAGTGAAGTTTCTATTGATCTTGAGGTTGATAGGAGGGATGAGCAGAAGTTGAATGGAAGTCTAGGTGACAAAG gAAGCAGTTGA
- the LOC103425509 gene encoding photosystem II reaction center proteins PsbY, chloroplastic-like, with translation MAATMATMAIINAKCLSSTTTPKVATKLTAAKPTSLLSFQNLPKGLTLSKPIELSNMSPSLAGTAIAGAIFSTLSASDPALAAQQVAQIAEGDNRGLALLLPIIPAIAWVLFNILQPALNQINRMTNKSVVVGLGLGGLAASGFVSTPEASAGEIAMIAADAAGDNRGQLLLFVVAPAILWVLYNILQPALNQINRMRS, from the coding sequence ATGGCAGCGACCATGGCAACAATGGCAATAATCAATGCGAAGTGCTTGAGCTCCACCACCACCCCCAAAGTCGCCACCAAGCTAACCGCCGCAAAACCCACCTCCCTCCTCTCATTTCAAAACCTCCCAAAAGGTCTAACCCTCTCAAAACCTATTGAACTCTCCAACATGTCCCCTTCCCTCGCCGGCACCGCCATCGCCGGAGCCATCTTCTCCACCCTGAGCGCCTCTGACCCCGCCCTGGCCGCCCAGCAAGTAGCCCAAATCGCCGAAGGCGACAACCGCGGCCTCGCCCTCCTGCTGCCCATCATTCCCGCCATCGCTTGGGTTCTGTTCAACATTCTCCAACCGGCTCTCAACCAAATCAACCGCATGACAAACAAGAGCGTGGTCGTCGGGCTCGGGCTTGGTGGGTTGGCTGCGTCCGGGTTTGTCTCGACGCCCGAGGCGTCCGCCGGCGAAATAGCCATGATTGCTGCTGATGCCGCCGGTGACAACAGGGGGCAGCTGTTGCTGTTTGTGGTGGCTCCGGCGATTCTGTGGGTGCTGTACAACATTCTACAACCGGCTTTGAACCAAATCAACAGGATGAGGTCTTAG
- the LOC103425508 gene encoding uncharacterized protein, translating to MKHNIPTFKYLFLSLLLLSLPILLLVLRLQPHNLHRTAATAVATTHNNILPVIQPESQQETETNTSSGKDIRIRPGYTSYEAYLERQVNKTNNPRLRQLWTTRDWDRKIQVFSQVFQQMKRQNLLTNGSKALCIGARVGQEVEALKRVGVSDSVGIDLVPFPPLVVKGDFHNQPFGDDTFDFEFSNVFDHALYPRKFVSEIERTLRPGGVCVLHVAISRRTDKYSANDLYSVKPLVAMFRRSKLVHVKEVDGFGANTEVVFRKRQKGSPSNGPS from the coding sequence ATGAAACACAACATTCCGACTTTCAAATACTtgttcctctctctcctcctcctcagtCTTCCCATTCTCCTTCTCGTCCTCCGTCTCCAACCCCACAACCTCCACAGGACGGCCGCTACCGCCGTCGCCACTACACACAATAACATCCTCCCGGTTATACAACCCGAATCCCAACAAGAAACAGAAACCAATACCTCATCCGGCAAAGACATCCGAATCCGACCAGGCTACACCTCCTACGAAGCCTACCTCGAGCGGCAGGTCAACAAAACCAACAACCCTAGGCTCCGCCAGTTATGGACCACCCGCGACTGGGACCGAAAAATCCAAGTCTTCTCCCAAGTCTTCCAACAAATGAAGCGCCAGAACCTCCTCACCAACGGCTCCAAGGCCCTCTGCATCGGGGCTAGAGTCGGCCAGGAAGTTGAGGCGTTGAAGCGAGTCGGGGTGTCCGACTCCGTCGGCATCGACCTCGTACCGTTCCCTCCGCTCGTGGTCAAGGGCGACTTCCACAACCAGCCATTTGGCGACGACACCTTCGACTTCGAGTTCTCGAACGTGTTCGACCACGCTCTGTACCCGCGGAAGTTCGTTTCCGAGATCGAACGGACGTTGAGGCCCGGCGGGGTCTGCGTTTTACACGTGGCAATCTCGCGGCGGACGGATAAGTACTCGGCGAATGATCTGTATAGTGTGAAGCCGTTGGTGGCAATGTTTCGGAGGAGTAAGTTGGTTCATGTCAAGGAGGTTGACGGTTTTGGTGCTAACACGGAGGTGGTTTTTCGGAAACGGCAAAAGGGGAGCCCATCCAACGGTCCCAGTTGA